From a single Cydia amplana chromosome 10, ilCydAmpl1.1, whole genome shotgun sequence genomic region:
- the LOC134651854 gene encoding carbonyl reductase [NADPH] 1-like, whose translation MKVAVVTGANKGIGLAIVKALCKNMEGTVYLTSRDVNRGTKAVAELRSLGWAPSYHQLDVADENSIIKFRDYLKEKHGGIDILINNAAVAGDGYKTTYEESKQVIDIDYRSLLTIQEHIFPLVRENGRILNIASDCGHLSNIRNKYWIDKLSSNDLTVSDINEFVNWFLGGVKNGTFSKNDLADGGSAAAYRIAKVAVCALTRLQQKDLESRKIIINAMHPGLVQTDMTRGLGVFSPDEAAETPVYLVLEAPESIKGAYVWFDRQVIDWFDYKSDCYFKMESVFKHYGAIGPVLYFVARHEWSRHLILFVFTILFISILCRLL comes from the coding sequence ATGAAGGTCGCCGTGGTCACTGGAGCTAATAAAGGCATAGGGCTTGCTATAGTCAAGGCCCTTTGCAAAAATATGGAAGGAACAGTCTACCTCACATCTAGAGACGTCAATCGAGGAACTAAAGCAGTAGCTGAACTTCGCTCTTTGGGCTGGGCACCGTCGTATCACCAACTAGACGTCGCTGACGAAAACAGTATTATCAAATTCAGagattatttaaaagaaaaacatgGCGGCATCGACATACTGATAAACAACGCGGCCGTAGCAGGGGACGGATATAAAACTACGTACGAAGAAAGCAAACAAGTTATAGACATTGATTACAGAAGTTTGCTTACGATTCAAGAACACATATTCCCACTTGTAAGAGAGAATGGGCGGATTTTAAACATAGCAAGTGACTGCGGTCACTTATCTAACATTCGGAATAAATATTGGATAGATAAGTTATCGAGCAATGACTTAACAGTCAGTGATATTAATGAGTTCGTAAATTGGTTTTTGGGTGGCGTTAAAAATGGTACGTTTAGTAAGAACGATTTGGCTGATGGCGGCTCGGCAGCGGCATATAGGATCGCTAAAGTAGCCGTGTGTGCTTTGACGAGACTTCAACAGAAGGATCTTGAATCTAGGAAGATAATTATCAATGCCATGCACCCTGGACTGGTTCAGACTGATATGACTAGAGGATTAGGTGTTTTCAGTCCCGATGAAGCGGCCGAAACACCTGTGTATTTAGTTCTAGAAGCCCCTGAAAGTATCAAAGGAGCGTACGTGTGGTTTGACAGACAAGTTATAGACTGGTTTGATTACAAAAGCGATTGTTACTTCAAGATGGAGTCTGTTTTTAAGCACTACGGTGCGATTGGACCGGTGCTATATTTTGTGGCCAGACACGAGTGGAGCCGACATTTGATATTGTtcgtttttacaattttgtttATCAGTATTTTGTGTCGTTTACTATGA
- the LOC134651584 gene encoding THO complex subunit 7 homolog: protein MGDEDVIRRRLLIDGDGTGDDRRLNVLLKTLIKWCNSTDDKPEESKATHDRMLAQLAQCEFAVTKSQLGSEMMNAELASYESLSKILENGIEIAKTNIEKSKADLLQAKTVRKNRIEYDVLAKVISEQPDRKETLERLGTLKTELAGLETTKQQLESRLALRKKQFHVLVTSIHQLQALLDEPDDTESISDVEIKDISNES, encoded by the exons ATGGGAGACG AAGATGTTATCCGTAGACGTCTTTTAATTGATGGCGATGGCACTGGAGACGATAGAAGACTGAACGTGTTATTAAAAACACTAATAAAATGGTGTAACAGCACCGATGATAAACCTGAAGAGAG TAAAGCGACGCACGATCGAATGCTAGCGCAACTAGCGCAATGTGAATTTGCAGTCACCAAATCCCAACTCGGTTCAGAAATGATGAACGCTGAGCTAGCCAGCTATGAATCCTTGTCTAAAATACTTGAAAACGGCATAGAAATTGCTAAAACAAACATAGAGAAGAGCAAAGCCGATCTACTTCAGGCTAAAACTGTCCGGAAAAACAGAATCGAGTATGATGTGCTGGCTAAGGTAATAAGTGAACAGCCGGACAGAAAAGAAACACTGGAACGGCTCGGGACTTTGAAAACAGAACTGGCCGGTTTGGAAACAACAAAGCAACAGTTGGAAAGCAGGTTGGCTTTAAGAAAAAAACAATTCCATGTGTTGGTTACTTCCATTCATCAGTTGCAGGCACTTTTGGATGAACCTGATGATACGGAGTCCATTTCTGATGTTGAAATTAAAGATATTAGTAATGAGTCTTAG
- the LOC134651583 gene encoding solute carrier family 35 member F2-like produces MAIVCVVWADVERAPTDGKNQLVGDMLCLAGSLLFALVTVLQEMMLQVQSCPEYLALLGLIGSIVSCTQTFFLELSDLIIFNWYELETLVQFGSYCLVQIVFQILQSFMLRDAGAIILHLSFLSSDYYTLIAGMYIFQFKFHALYFLSYLLAMVGVFLFSSRRTTPGEAVALPQVVHDAVQSQDNVSMDYTVPSLDCIPIEGLEPPMSRDTTFTSFLGAPNGHPQPYTNGKDVC; encoded by the exons ATGGCCATCGTGTGCGTCGTGTGGGCTGACGTGGAGAGAGCGCCCACTGATG GTAAAAACCAACTAGTCGGTGACATGCTCTGCCTAGCCGGGTCCCTTCTCTTCGCTCTAGTGACCGTTCTCCAAGAGATGATGCTCCAAGTCCAATCCTGCCCCGAATACTTGGCTCTCCTAGGCCTCATCGGCAGCATAGTGTCCTGCACACAAACCTTTTTCCTCGAACTCAGCGACCTGATTATCTTCAACTGGTACGAGTTGGAAACACTCGTTCAGTTTGGGAGTTACTGCTTGGTGCAGATTGTGTTTCAAATACTACAGAGTTTCATGTTGAGGGATGCCGGAGCGATAATATTGCATCTGTCGTTTTTGTCGTCGGATTATTATACTCTTATTGCTGGGATGTACATCTTTCAGTTTAAG TTCCACGCGCTATATTTCCTGTCGTACCTGCTGGCTATGGTGGGCGTGTTCCTGTTCAGTTCCCGCCGGACCACTCCGGGCGAGGCGGTAGCGCTACCACAAGTCGTGCACGATGCCGTGCAGTCGCAGGACAACGTGTCTAT GGACTACACAGTGCCGAGCCTGGACTGTATTCCTATCGAGGGCCTAGAGCCTCCCATGTCACGCGATACCACCTTCACGTCCTTCCTCGGAGCCCCTAACGGACACCCGCAGCCCTATACCAACGGGAAAGACGTTTGCTAA